One genomic region from Leifsonia poae encodes:
- a CDS encoding S53 family peptidase, translating to MTTRINRRALHKRAVGIIATATAVVALSMTGIGAANAADRVTFTDSVPKWATAANDAGAAPTDETIEGEIYLPLRDPQGATALAKAVSSPINLAFRKALSPAQWISRFSPTQADSDAVVSFLTTAGLTITAVPASRQYVVFRGTAEQLGSIFGTSLHSFDYAGQQLIAPTSAPSLPSAVGSKVSGVSIEQSRMLTRPDSIRQGDLGASSTPQISRKAAAAPVVSTPCSHYSGEHVVTVPPSYNGQTQYGTYNCGYTPSQLRSAYGLSSLTKSGVNGSGQTVAIIDAYASPSIVKDVNTYSAANGEPGLTNSSYQQLVPKPSEFTDQAICQYPSGWQSEQTLDVESVHGIAPGARILYVGGTNCGGGLDVAMSKILDNKLATIVSNSYGNVGEAVPADVIQGEVNIQLQAAGEGIGLYFSSGDNGDEAANLGYPSPDFPASSPWVTAVGGTSMGIDKNGKMAFETGWGDTVDQIVKTSTGALAYTEPLPGTRFVGGAGGGTSAIFPQPDYQKNAVPASLANGFRVSPDVAALADPYTGFQIGLRPIIDDTTLETGDFVNETYGGTSLATPIVAAQIALVQQSTHTSIGFANPTLYGIKRVLPSSFRDVLPLNPTQAVAYTSATSGNSYLVSFDQDTSLKTAKGYDSVTGLGGVSFGLLSLVAAGRH from the coding sequence ATGACAACTCGCATCAACCGGCGAGCCCTTCACAAAAGGGCCGTGGGGATCATCGCCACAGCAACCGCTGTGGTCGCCCTGTCGATGACAGGCATCGGGGCGGCCAACGCAGCCGACCGTGTCACCTTCACCGATTCGGTTCCGAAATGGGCCACCGCCGCCAACGACGCCGGAGCCGCCCCCACGGATGAGACGATCGAGGGAGAGATCTACCTTCCACTGCGTGACCCGCAGGGCGCGACAGCGCTGGCGAAGGCGGTCTCCTCACCCATCAACCTGGCCTTCCGCAAAGCGCTGAGCCCGGCACAGTGGATCAGCAGGTTCTCCCCGACGCAGGCCGACTCGGATGCTGTGGTCAGCTTCCTCACGACGGCCGGCCTCACCATCACCGCGGTCCCCGCCAGCCGGCAATACGTCGTCTTCCGCGGAACGGCCGAGCAGCTCGGCTCCATCTTCGGAACTTCGCTGCACTCGTTCGACTACGCCGGACAGCAGCTCATCGCGCCGACCTCGGCCCCGTCGCTCCCGAGCGCCGTCGGATCCAAAGTCTCCGGAGTGAGCATCGAGCAATCCCGGATGCTGACCCGGCCGGACTCCATCCGGCAAGGCGACCTCGGAGCATCCAGCACCCCGCAGATCAGCCGCAAAGCCGCGGCCGCCCCGGTCGTGAGCACACCCTGCTCGCACTACTCCGGTGAGCATGTGGTGACGGTGCCGCCGAGCTACAACGGGCAGACGCAGTACGGAACATACAACTGCGGCTACACCCCCTCGCAGCTCCGTTCGGCCTACGGCCTCAGCAGTCTCACGAAGAGCGGCGTGAACGGCTCAGGCCAGACCGTCGCGATCATCGACGCCTACGCCAGCCCGAGCATCGTGAAAGATGTGAACACCTACTCGGCCGCGAACGGCGAGCCCGGGCTCACCAACTCCAGCTATCAGCAGCTGGTGCCGAAGCCGAGCGAGTTCACCGACCAGGCGATCTGCCAGTACCCGAGCGGATGGCAGAGCGAACAGACGCTCGACGTCGAATCGGTGCACGGCATCGCTCCGGGCGCACGCATCCTCTACGTCGGCGGCACGAACTGCGGCGGCGGCCTTGATGTCGCCATGTCCAAGATCCTCGACAACAAGCTCGCCACGATCGTCAGCAACAGCTACGGCAACGTGGGTGAGGCTGTGCCGGCCGACGTCATCCAGGGTGAGGTCAACATCCAGCTGCAGGCTGCGGGCGAAGGGATCGGCCTCTACTTCTCCAGCGGGGACAACGGCGACGAAGCGGCCAACCTCGGCTACCCTTCCCCCGACTTCCCGGCTTCCTCGCCGTGGGTCACCGCGGTGGGCGGAACGAGCATGGGTATCGACAAGAACGGCAAGATGGCTTTCGAGACCGGCTGGGGCGACACGGTCGACCAGATCGTGAAAACCTCGACAGGTGCTCTCGCCTACACTGAACCGCTGCCCGGCACCCGGTTCGTCGGCGGCGCCGGCGGTGGGACCAGCGCGATCTTCCCGCAGCCGGACTACCAGAAGAACGCCGTTCCGGCTTCGCTGGCAAACGGTTTCCGGGTGTCTCCGGATGTCGCTGCACTGGCCGACCCGTACACCGGCTTCCAGATCGGCCTGCGCCCGATCATCGATGACACCACGCTGGAGACCGGCGACTTCGTGAACGAGACGTACGGCGGCACCTCGCTCGCCACGCCGATCGTCGCGGCGCAGATCGCGCTCGTGCAGCAGTCGACCCACACGTCGATCGGGTTCGCCAACCCCACGCTGTACGGCATCAAGCGGGTGCTGCCCAGCAGCTTCCGCGATGTGCTGCCGCTGAACCCGACCCAGGCCGTGGCCTACACGAGCGCGACGAGCGGCAACAGCTACCTGGTCTCGTTCGATCAGGACACCTCGCTGAAGACGGCGAAGGGCTACGACAGCGTCACCGGTCTCGGCGGCGTCTCGTTCGGGCTGCTCTCCCTGGTGGCCGCTGGCCGCCACTAG
- a CDS encoding sugar phosphate isomerase/epimerase family protein encodes MSKSNLSVQLYTVRELLTEDTVGTLKRIADLGFTQVEPFAFLSFGDELRRGLAEAGLTAPTTHQSFIGADPAPVFEAAKALGIQTVIDPYTEPSRWQTAESVDEIAAALNEAAEVAAQYGVRVGYHNHAHEIESIIDGVTALEYLASTLSDAVVLEVDTYWVTVGGQDPVALLKRLGDRVVALHIKDGPGTSETKDQVAVGQGSLPVEAIIAAAPHALRVIELDDSRGDRFQAIADSFTFLTDKGLA; translated from the coding sequence GTGTCGAAGTCCAACCTGTCCGTGCAGCTCTACACCGTTCGTGAACTTCTGACCGAAGACACGGTCGGCACCCTCAAGCGCATCGCCGATCTGGGGTTCACCCAGGTCGAGCCGTTCGCCTTCCTGTCGTTCGGTGACGAGCTGCGCCGCGGTCTCGCCGAGGCCGGCCTCACAGCGCCGACCACCCACCAGAGCTTCATCGGGGCCGACCCGGCCCCCGTCTTCGAGGCCGCCAAAGCGCTCGGGATCCAGACCGTGATCGACCCGTACACCGAACCATCACGGTGGCAGACGGCCGAAAGCGTCGACGAGATCGCCGCGGCGCTCAACGAGGCGGCCGAGGTCGCCGCCCAGTACGGCGTACGCGTCGGGTACCACAACCATGCCCACGAGATCGAGAGCATCATCGACGGCGTCACCGCGCTGGAGTACCTCGCGAGCACGCTCTCGGATGCGGTCGTCCTCGAGGTCGACACCTACTGGGTCACGGTCGGCGGCCAAGACCCCGTCGCCCTGCTGAAGCGGCTCGGCGACCGCGTCGTCGCGCTGCACATCAAAGACGGCCCCGGCACCTCCGAGACCAAGGACCAGGTCGCCGTCGGCCAGGGCTCGCTGCCGGTCGAAGCCATCATCGCGGCCGCGCCGCACGCGCTGCGCGTCATCGAGCTCGACGACTCCCGCGGCGACCGCTTCCAGGCCATCGCCGACAGCTTCACCTTCCTCACCGACAAGGGTCTCGCATGA
- a CDS encoding Gfo/Idh/MocA family protein, whose translation MTRAFDTLPDPRHPDPEDAPALRWGVLAPGAIAADFTDALHKHSGQRVVAAGSRSLERATAFAAAHGVERAYGSYDQLVADPDVDVVYVASPHTQHAELALLAIAAGKHVLVEKPLAANAAEARLIADAARAAGVFAMEAMWTRYLPQTDIVRQLLDDGAFGELRVVTADFGGSAPYDPTSRLFDPALAGGALLDLGVYVVSWASFALGSPASVLATGSLAPSGVDEQAALILSTTTGAQALLSTGLKAATPSLATINGWAGRVETDSPFWSASGLRFFRADGAQAAYWIDPYQRPGREGMVYEAAALARFVMAGLTDSPLHPLDEAIGTLATIDEARRQLGAVGVGYGSTL comes from the coding sequence ATGACCCGCGCCTTCGACACCCTGCCCGACCCGCGCCATCCCGACCCCGAAGACGCGCCCGCGCTGCGCTGGGGCGTGCTCGCCCCGGGTGCGATCGCCGCGGACTTCACTGATGCGCTGCACAAGCACTCAGGTCAACGGGTCGTCGCTGCCGGCTCCCGCTCACTCGAACGGGCCACGGCCTTCGCGGCCGCCCACGGCGTCGAACGCGCATACGGCTCCTACGACCAACTCGTGGCCGACCCCGATGTCGACGTCGTATACGTCGCTTCCCCGCACACCCAGCACGCCGAATTGGCGTTGCTGGCCATCGCCGCCGGAAAGCACGTGCTCGTCGAGAAGCCCCTCGCAGCGAACGCCGCGGAGGCCCGGCTCATCGCCGACGCCGCCCGCGCTGCCGGGGTGTTCGCGATGGAGGCCATGTGGACGCGCTACCTCCCGCAAACCGACATCGTGCGGCAGCTGCTCGACGACGGCGCGTTCGGCGAACTACGGGTGGTCACCGCCGACTTCGGGGGGTCCGCGCCCTACGACCCGACAAGCCGCCTCTTCGACCCGGCGCTCGCCGGCGGCGCCCTCCTCGACCTCGGCGTCTACGTGGTCTCGTGGGCCTCCTTCGCCCTCGGGTCGCCGGCGAGCGTTCTGGCCACCGGCAGCCTGGCGCCGAGCGGCGTCGACGAGCAGGCGGCCCTCATCCTCTCCACCACCACCGGAGCCCAAGCCCTGCTGAGCACCGGGCTGAAGGCGGCGACCCCCTCGCTGGCAACGATCAACGGCTGGGCCGGACGTGTCGAGACCGACAGCCCGTTCTGGTCGGCCAGCGGTCTGCGCTTCTTCCGCGCCGACGGCGCACAGGCGGCCTACTGGATCGACCCCTACCAGCGCCCCGGGCGTGAAGGGATGGTCTACGAGGCCGCCGCGCTCGCACGCTTCGTGATGGCTGGACTCACCGACTCGCCGCTGCACCCGCTCGACGAGGCGATCGGCACACTGGCCACCATCGACGAGGCCCGCCGCCAGCTCGGCGCGGTGGGCGTGGGGTACGGCAGCACCCTCTGA
- a CDS encoding YqaJ viral recombinase family protein, producing MPDARLLPLVEPASHPLETLPRPEPDHLSRVVAHSSDRVAWLRARSRGITATDVAKLSTPRSVQSAAYDKLHGTGFSGNVYTQHGRQREPEIAAWVAATHGIHPSDALFHAARDRRHLATPDGLGMRINGRLELAEIKTTNKEFRSIPRNYLRQIWWQQYVLGAERTLFVWEQHIDFIPMHDEPQCRWVDRDDAEIAKLLGLAADLIGVLQRSTAPPA from the coding sequence ATGCCCGATGCCCGTTTGCTCCCCCTCGTGGAACCGGCATCGCACCCGCTTGAGACGCTCCCCCGCCCGGAACCCGACCATCTGAGCCGCGTCGTCGCCCACTCAAGCGACCGCGTGGCCTGGCTGCGCGCCCGCAGCCGCGGAATCACGGCCACCGACGTGGCGAAGCTCTCCACGCCACGCTCGGTGCAGAGCGCCGCCTACGACAAACTCCACGGAACCGGCTTCAGCGGCAATGTCTACACGCAGCACGGGCGCCAACGCGAACCGGAGATCGCCGCGTGGGTCGCGGCGACCCACGGCATCCACCCGAGCGACGCTCTGTTCCATGCCGCACGCGACCGGCGGCACCTCGCGACACCCGACGGCCTCGGGATGCGCATCAACGGCCGTCTGGAGCTCGCCGAGATCAAGACCACGAACAAAGAGTTTCGCAGCATCCCGCGCAACTACCTGCGGCAGATCTGGTGGCAACAGTACGTCCTCGGCGCCGAGCGCACCCTGTTCGTGTGGGAGCAGCATATCGACTTCATTCCGATGCACGACGAGCCTCAGTGCCGGTGGGTCGACCGCGACGACGCGGAGATCGCCAAACTGCTCGGCCTCGCCGCCGACCTGATCGGCGTGCTGCAGCGCAGCACCGCACCGCCGGCCTGA
- a CDS encoding GNAT family N-acetyltransferase, whose amino-acid sequence MIETIRTAVPADAPALAGVAAATFALACPPHTTEEAKAHFIATVLSEDRFADYLADPGRVLVLAESEGEAVGYTMVNLGEPEDGDVRAAIRIRPTSELSKCYVLAGHHGAGVAAGLMAASLDAAAASGAQGIWLGVNEENERAKRFYAKHGFERVGTKQFLVGGRLEDDWVMERPLPR is encoded by the coding sequence GTGATCGAGACCATTCGCACCGCCGTTCCGGCCGACGCCCCCGCTCTCGCCGGGGTGGCCGCCGCGACCTTCGCGCTCGCCTGCCCGCCGCACACCACGGAGGAAGCCAAGGCGCACTTCATCGCCACAGTGCTCTCCGAGGATCGTTTCGCCGACTATCTGGCCGACCCCGGTCGCGTTCTGGTGCTCGCCGAAAGTGAGGGCGAGGCGGTCGGGTACACCATGGTGAATCTGGGTGAGCCTGAGGACGGCGATGTGCGCGCCGCCATCCGCATCCGACCGACCAGCGAGCTCAGCAAATGCTACGTGCTGGCCGGGCACCACGGCGCCGGTGTCGCCGCCGGTCTCATGGCGGCGAGCCTGGATGCGGCAGCGGCGAGCGGCGCGCAGGGCATTTGGCTCGGCGTCAACGAGGAGAACGAGCGGGCGAAACGGTTCTACGCAAAGCACGGTTTCGAGCGGGTGGGTACGAAGCAATTTCTCGTGGGCGGCCGCCTGGAGGACGACTGGGTGATGGAGCGTCCGCTGCCGCGATAG
- a CDS encoding ROK family transcriptional regulator — translation MTDSAREPSLVAPDAAPLLSILRDGVPRTRAQLAELTGLARSTIAVRIDSLTATGLVAPAGDDVSTGGRPPARIAFNPSSRVVIAIDLGATHGVVAIADLAANILHSESRRILIADGPEAVLDWALSTARALFAESKRPIGDLIGVGVGVPGPVEHSTGTPVNPPIMPGWDRFDIPAQVRRTFDVPVLVDNDVNLLALGEHATSWPDQSDLLFVKVATGIGAGIINGGRLQRGAQGSAGDLGHVRVPFGTDTPSHGAQDADLEALASGPAIARTLTAIGIPATTSDDVVTLARTGNPAVLQAIRQAGRDLGEVVATCVNLLNPSVVVVGGSLSRVGEQLLAGVREVVYQRSTPLATQYLTITQSQAGENGGVLGAAIMVIQHALDPDSDSDLHVAGPPGPLAR, via the coding sequence ATGACCGACAGCGCGCGCGAGCCGTCGCTCGTCGCCCCGGATGCGGCCCCCCTGCTCTCGATCCTGCGCGACGGCGTTCCCCGCACGCGCGCCCAGCTTGCGGAGCTCACCGGGCTCGCCCGGTCCACCATCGCCGTGCGCATCGACAGCCTCACCGCCACCGGGCTCGTCGCCCCGGCCGGCGACGACGTCTCCACCGGCGGCCGACCGCCCGCCCGCATCGCCTTCAACCCCAGCTCGCGCGTGGTGATCGCGATCGACCTGGGGGCGACGCACGGGGTGGTTGCGATCGCGGACCTCGCCGCGAACATCCTGCACAGTGAGTCGCGCCGCATCCTCATCGCCGACGGTCCAGAGGCCGTACTCGACTGGGCCCTCAGTACGGCGCGCGCACTGTTCGCAGAATCGAAACGGCCCATCGGCGACCTCATCGGCGTCGGCGTGGGCGTTCCCGGCCCCGTGGAGCACTCCACCGGAACGCCCGTCAACCCACCGATCATGCCCGGCTGGGACCGCTTCGACATCCCCGCCCAGGTGCGCAGAACCTTCGACGTTCCGGTGCTCGTCGACAACGATGTGAACCTCCTCGCGCTCGGCGAGCACGCCACGAGCTGGCCCGACCAATCCGACCTGCTCTTCGTGAAGGTGGCGACCGGAATCGGCGCCGGCATCATCAACGGTGGGCGGCTGCAGCGCGGCGCGCAGGGCTCCGCCGGCGATCTCGGCCACGTTCGTGTTCCGTTCGGCACCGACACCCCGAGCCACGGAGCACAAGATGCCGACCTCGAGGCTCTGGCCAGCGGGCCCGCCATCGCCAGAACATTGACCGCGATCGGCATCCCCGCCACCACCAGTGACGACGTCGTGACCCTCGCCCGCACCGGCAACCCTGCGGTGCTGCAGGCCATCCGCCAGGCCGGGCGCGACCTCGGCGAAGTCGTCGCCACCTGCGTGAATCTGCTCAACCCCTCCGTCGTGGTGGTGGGCGGCAGCCTCTCGCGCGTGGGCGAACAGCTCCTGGCAGGCGTGCGCGAGGTCGTCTACCAGCGCTCCACTCCGCTCGCGACGCAATACCTCACGATCACGCAGTCGCAGGCCGGCGAGAACGGCGGCGTCCTCGGCGCGGCGATCATGGTCATCCAGCACGCACTCGACCCCGACTCCGACTCCGACCTCCACGTCGCGGGACCGCCCGGTCCACTCGCACGCTGA
- a CDS encoding ThuA domain-containing protein produces the protein MSALRVTVWNEGVHETTQPAIAAVYPAGIHGAIADGLGELLGADARIRTATLADPDHGLTEEVLADTDVLLWWGHIAHDQVSDAVVERVRQHVLGGMGLIVLHSGHFSKIFIRLLGTTCSLRWRNPEGGERELVWNVAPTHPIAEGVEQPIVIEAQEMYGEFFDIPTPDDLVFISSFTGGEVFRSGVTFTRGRGKIFYFSPGDQEYPVYFHPQVRRVLANGVRWAAPVTGARTVPEVSNPQPA, from the coding sequence ATGAGCGCACTGCGCGTCACCGTCTGGAACGAGGGGGTCCACGAGACCACCCAGCCCGCCATCGCGGCCGTCTACCCCGCCGGAATCCACGGTGCCATCGCCGACGGTCTCGGCGAGCTGCTCGGTGCGGATGCGCGCATCCGCACCGCCACCCTCGCCGACCCCGACCACGGGCTCACCGAGGAGGTGCTCGCCGACACGGATGTGCTGCTGTGGTGGGGACACATCGCCCACGACCAGGTCTCCGACGCGGTCGTCGAGCGGGTGCGACAGCACGTGCTGGGAGGCATGGGCCTCATCGTGTTGCACTCCGGCCACTTCTCGAAGATCTTCATCCGACTGCTGGGCACGACCTGCTCGCTCCGCTGGCGCAACCCGGAGGGCGGCGAACGCGAGCTCGTCTGGAACGTCGCCCCGACGCATCCCATCGCCGAGGGTGTCGAGCAGCCGATCGTCATCGAGGCGCAAGAGATGTACGGCGAGTTCTTCGACATCCCGACTCCGGATGACCTGGTGTTCATCAGCTCGTTCACCGGCGGCGAGGTGTTCCGTTCGGGTGTCACGTTCACCCGGGGCCGCGGCAAGATCTTCTACTTCAGCCCCGGCGACCAGGAGTACCCGGTGTACTTCCACCCGCAGGTGCGCCGCGTGCTCGCCAACGGGGTGCGCTGGGCTGCTCCCGTAACCGGCGCGCGCACCGTTCCGGAGGTCTCGAACCCGCAGCCCGCATAG
- a CDS encoding Gfo/Idh/MocA family protein, with protein MTNTPLPTDPGPAATGTIRAGVIGLGWAGQQHMQAYAELPGVDLVAIAGMEDEPRAAIGDKYGVTRRYRDWKDLVADGDVDVVSVAVPTFLHAPIAVGALQAGIHVLSEKPIARSATEAQAMVDAAHESGRVLEVAFNHRRRGDIEALKAAIDAGTIGRPYHGRATWLRRSGIPALGSWFTNREMAGGGPLIDIGVHVLDYALHLFGEPRVTAVSAVTHSELGVRGRGGAASGGDVKQQVGSAYEVEDLASLLLRLEGGGSLVLETSWASYRPAGDEFGITIYGTEGGAELRVVDNAAVGELTLFTGDNENTSDITVEADPGRGHTAVVETFLDHVADTANWEHYDGSIALERARIIDAAYESAAHGAEVVLAPGTTPEPTRKEA; from the coding sequence ATGACCAACACACCCCTCCCGACAGACCCCGGCCCCGCAGCGACCGGAACCATCCGAGCCGGTGTCATCGGCCTCGGCTGGGCCGGACAGCAGCACATGCAAGCCTACGCCGAGCTGCCCGGCGTCGACCTCGTCGCGATCGCCGGAATGGAAGACGAGCCCCGCGCCGCCATCGGTGACAAGTACGGGGTCACCCGCCGCTACCGCGATTGGAAAGACCTCGTCGCCGATGGTGACGTCGACGTGGTCAGCGTCGCCGTGCCCACCTTCCTGCACGCCCCGATCGCGGTCGGCGCCCTGCAGGCCGGCATCCACGTGCTCAGCGAGAAGCCGATCGCGCGCAGCGCCACCGAGGCCCAGGCGATGGTGGATGCCGCGCACGAGAGCGGGCGCGTCCTGGAGGTCGCCTTCAACCACCGCCGCCGCGGTGACATCGAGGCCCTCAAGGCCGCCATCGACGCCGGCACCATCGGCCGGCCCTACCACGGCCGCGCCACCTGGCTGCGTCGGTCAGGCATCCCCGCGCTCGGAAGCTGGTTCACCAACCGCGAGATGGCCGGCGGCGGCCCCCTCATCGACATCGGCGTGCACGTGCTCGACTACGCCCTGCACCTGTTCGGCGAACCCCGCGTGACCGCCGTCTCGGCCGTCACTCACTCCGAGCTCGGGGTGCGGGGCCGAGGCGGGGCGGCGTCCGGCGGCGACGTCAAGCAGCAGGTCGGCTCCGCGTACGAAGTCGAAGACCTGGCGAGCCTGCTCCTGCGCCTGGAAGGCGGCGGCTCCCTGGTGCTCGAGACGAGCTGGGCCAGCTACCGACCCGCCGGAGACGAATTCGGCATCACCATCTACGGAACCGAGGGCGGCGCCGAGCTGCGCGTGGTCGACAACGCCGCCGTGGGCGAGCTGACGCTCTTCACCGGCGACAACGAGAACACCTCGGACATCACCGTCGAGGCCGACCCCGGTCGCGGCCACACGGCGGTCGTCGAGACGTTCCTCGACCACGTGGCCGACACGGCCAATTGGGAACACTACGACGGGTCGATCGCGCTCGAGCGCGCCCGCATCATCGACGCGGCCTACGAGTCGGCCGCCCACGGAGCCGAGGTCGTCCTCGCCCCCGGAACCACCCCAGAACCGACCCGGAAAGAAGCCTGA
- a CDS encoding NADP-dependent oxidoreductase: protein MQKTMRAAVLEHAGDADAFRLAEVATPDRVNAEFLVKVVAAGVNPIDAKTRVGRGVFGAIPRFPSVLGHDFSGVVVESPYRSHPIKPGDEVFGMVMVPRYSGSYAEYVSVPSLSVVRKPSTLSHIEAAGAPLAALTAWGMVVEVAKAHEGQRMLIHAGSGGVGHFAVQFASYFGAHVIATASTSRLPWLRSLGAAEVVDYTTTRFERAVRDVDVVIDLIGNVHDDTGSRSLSVLRPGGLIINAPTGSWSTFEADAAAAGMRHTDFTVSPDGTALAVIARLLESANVRVHVDQIFALEQVAAAHRALETGHTRGKIVLKVAEG, encoded by the coding sequence ATGCAGAAGACGATGCGGGCCGCGGTTCTCGAACACGCCGGGGACGCCGACGCCTTCCGGCTCGCCGAGGTCGCGACGCCCGATCGCGTCAACGCCGAATTCCTGGTGAAGGTCGTCGCGGCCGGGGTCAACCCGATCGACGCGAAGACCCGGGTCGGTCGAGGCGTCTTCGGCGCCATCCCCCGCTTTCCGAGCGTGCTCGGCCACGATTTCAGCGGGGTCGTCGTCGAGTCGCCGTACCGGTCGCATCCGATCAAACCGGGCGACGAAGTGTTCGGCATGGTCATGGTGCCGCGGTACAGCGGCAGCTACGCGGAATACGTGTCGGTGCCGAGCCTCAGCGTGGTTCGCAAGCCGAGCACCCTCTCTCACATCGAGGCGGCCGGTGCGCCGCTGGCCGCGCTCACGGCGTGGGGCATGGTCGTCGAGGTCGCGAAAGCGCACGAGGGGCAGCGAATGCTCATCCACGCGGGCAGCGGCGGCGTCGGCCATTTCGCGGTGCAGTTCGCGTCATACTTCGGCGCCCACGTGATCGCGACGGCGTCGACCTCCCGCCTCCCGTGGCTGCGCTCCCTGGGTGCTGCCGAAGTCGTCGACTACACAACGACGCGATTCGAACGGGCCGTGCGCGACGTGGACGTGGTCATCGACCTGATCGGCAATGTGCACGACGACACCGGTTCGCGTTCCCTCTCGGTGCTGCGCCCGGGCGGCCTGATCATCAACGCGCCCACCGGCAGTTGGTCGACGTTCGAAGCCGACGCGGCCGCTGCCGGAATGCGGCACACCGACTTCACGGTCTCCCCCGACGGAACCGCCCTCGCCGTGATCGCCCGGCTCCTCGAGTCGGCGAATGTGCGCGTTCACGTCGACCAGATCTTCGCCCTGGAACAGGTCGCGGCGGCGCACCGCGCCCTCGAGACGGGGCACACCCGCGGCAAGATCGTGCTCAAAGTCGCCGAAGGGTGA
- a CDS encoding DUF998 domain-containing protein: MTRPRDPGAPRLLRIVRQPFAAPVLARGWQRAVPALLAIGTVAVLGGLTIIWAARLTVPYPVYVSELGARGAPTATPFAVALLCIAAGGLAIALASGHIRSAAPVLGRWAPALTLGFAGLCFVLASQVTCTAYCPVPIIDPRSTAQDLVHTVSAVLGFAAACYAMLQVAFAAALPRVARFSLVCCFAVAAITIAGGLLALVHVATDVGAWLELSGTTVAIAWLAVYGLTLVRIPPGVGPSRSVSG, from the coding sequence GTGACCCGACCGCGTGATCCCGGCGCGCCCCGACTGCTGCGCATCGTGCGGCAGCCGTTCGCTGCCCCGGTGCTCGCTCGCGGTTGGCAGCGTGCTGTTCCGGCACTGCTGGCGATCGGCACGGTGGCGGTGCTGGGCGGCCTCACGATCATCTGGGCCGCGCGGCTCACGGTTCCCTATCCCGTGTACGTCAGTGAGCTCGGGGCGCGCGGCGCGCCGACCGCGACTCCGTTCGCCGTTGCGCTGCTGTGCATCGCGGCGGGCGGGTTGGCGATCGCGCTGGCCAGCGGGCATATCCGTTCGGCCGCTCCGGTGCTCGGTCGCTGGGCGCCCGCCCTGACGCTCGGGTTCGCGGGGCTCTGCTTCGTTCTGGCCTCCCAGGTGACCTGCACCGCGTACTGTCCGGTGCCGATCATCGATCCGCGGTCGACCGCGCAGGATCTGGTGCACACCGTGAGCGCCGTGCTCGGTTTCGCCGCCGCTTGCTACGCCATGCTGCAGGTCGCTTTCGCCGCCGCGCTGCCCAGGGTCGCCCGGTTCTCGCTCGTGTGCTGCTTCGCGGTGGCCGCGATCACGATCGCGGGCGGGCTCCTCGCGCTCGTGCATGTGGCGACGGATGTCGGGGCGTGGCTGGAGCTCAGCGGCACGACGGTGGCGATCGCCTGGCTCGCCGTGTATGGTCTGACGCTCGTGCGCATCCCACCGGGTGTCGGCCCGTCCCGTTCCGTCTCGGGCTGA